Part of the Ziziphus jujuba cultivar Dongzao chromosome 8, ASM3175591v1 genome is shown below.
TTATATCAGTAGTGCCGCCACTGTCAAAGCCACCCCCTTTGCCTGCACCTCCAATGTACTATCAGAGCATGCATGAGAATGAGGACACTGATGGTGATGGTGACGATAAAGAAATATTTGGTAACGAAACAGAAGATTCATTTCGTTCAGCTCCTTCTCTCCTAGCAAATGGCCTTGTTTCATCAGTGGCAATTTCCACTGATGTTCCGGCAAAGAAAATTTCTTCAGCCGAAGAAAACAGTGGTCCTGTGGAAACGACACCATCCTCACCGGCATCAGAAACAGGCAGCAGCACAAGCAGCTATGCAACTGGAGTCTCCAGCCTGGTGGGGAGCTCCTTCTTGGAATGCCTCTTTCCATTGTTTCCACCCCAGTCAGGATTCCTTGAAAAGGTTGGGCATCCAGAGGGCTCTCTTACTCCACTAGAACAAAAGAGTAGACATTTTGAACAGGAAAACAATGGTATCACAGTGAGGAGGCCACCTACGTTAGGAGAGCTGATAATGATGAGCAGAAGGAGAAGTTACAGAAGAAAGGCCATTCAGATGA
Proteins encoded:
- the LOC107414272 gene encoding uncharacterized protein LOC107414272, whose translation is MVLKALIVNSNKKQVREPPSVPFLWEEKPGIPKKDWKPGVSSVSSVPIPPVKLIASVPFEWEEKPGTPLPIFSQQPFISVVPPLSKPPPLPAPPMYYQSMHENEDTDGDGDDKEIFGNETEDSFRSAPSLLANGLVSSVAISTDVPAKKISSAEENSGPVETTPSSPASETGSSTSSYATGVSSLVGSSFLECLFPLFPPQSGFLEKVGHPEGSLTPLEQKSRHFEQENNGITVRRPPTLGELIMMSRRRSYRRKAIQMRKQKLTMEIMKSRAFGCCIFGTGSRIVEELHRKRKELARMKLL